The Petrocella atlantisensis genome has a window encoding:
- a CDS encoding serine hydrolase domain-containing protein: MKRKMMCLVMVAYFVIMGLTTTAYGGQFVKDSKDEQFFDRMDQQLNAIIDEGKSVGAVATMVADGEKVLSKGYGYADVERGLESNGKDVGFRIGSISKTFVAVAALIAVEEGYIDMDQDISLYLEEVKAFKPLKYPVTMQHLLTHTSGFEEIVTGMAVKNVSDTEPLSETIVKYRPEQITRPGEIASYSNYGIGLAAYVIEKSTGTDFADFCYEKIFKPLEMNHTTFDHMHDTVRVSQAYLPSGEVTLDMYMNIYPEGSAVSTADDMAKYIQWLLEPSNRVLSQEYKKELLEQQFSMADEFEGIGYVWNRKEQNGHLYLEKKGETLHFYSRILLYPEKKTGIFYSFNTYVPSETIDKVSGAVTEQIYGNQEVPNEIGGATYNVSGCYANLWQSQKTPEKLLRFFVPGKMVDVSGSLSEGFTLNDKKMVHLGNNVYESSIGKVKFFDMNGKTYMTTAFSQTYERINGLENKGITFGVSILFILATFIYGVMAFIKLKDRSTIYQVARLVSFFQLVSLVGMIGLLIYGMMNFNMLTFTKYLQMAGWMIVTTTLLDILSAFRAKPHTTQKGIHILLWCHVIVSVAFCIVIWNMNLLG, encoded by the coding sequence ATGAAAAGAAAAATGATGTGTTTAGTAATGGTAGCTTATTTTGTAATTATGGGTTTGACAACAACCGCTTATGGTGGTCAATTCGTTAAGGATTCCAAAGATGAACAATTCTTCGACCGAATGGATCAACAATTAAATGCCATTATTGATGAAGGAAAGTCTGTGGGTGCTGTTGCAACGATGGTTGCAGATGGTGAGAAAGTTCTCTCTAAGGGTTATGGTTATGCAGATGTAGAACGTGGTCTTGAATCCAATGGGAAGGATGTCGGCTTTAGAATTGGTTCCATATCTAAGACCTTTGTTGCTGTTGCTGCACTGATTGCAGTGGAAGAAGGCTATATCGATATGGACCAAGATATATCCTTATACCTTGAAGAAGTTAAAGCTTTCAAACCACTTAAATATCCCGTTACAATGCAGCATCTTTTGACCCATACGAGCGGTTTTGAAGAAATAGTAACAGGCATGGCGGTTAAAAACGTAAGTGATACGGAGCCACTGTCAGAAACAATCGTTAAATACAGACCGGAACAGATTACCAGACCCGGAGAAATAGCTTCCTACTCTAATTATGGGATTGGCCTTGCAGCTTATGTCATTGAAAAGTCAACAGGCACTGATTTTGCTGACTTTTGTTATGAGAAAATCTTTAAGCCTTTAGAAATGAATCATACTACTTTTGATCACATGCATGATACTGTCAGAGTATCACAAGCTTATTTACCAAGTGGAGAGGTTACTTTGGACATGTATATGAACATCTATCCTGAAGGCTCTGCAGTCAGTACGGCAGATGATATGGCGAAGTATATACAATGGTTGCTCGAACCTTCTAATCGTGTTTTGAGTCAGGAGTATAAAAAAGAGCTATTAGAGCAACAGTTTTCTATGGCGGATGAATTTGAAGGCATTGGATATGTATGGAACAGAAAAGAACAAAATGGTCATTTATACTTGGAAAAAAAGGGAGAGACCCTTCATTTCTACTCGAGAATTCTATTGTATCCGGAGAAAAAAACAGGCATTTTCTATTCTTTTAATACATATGTTCCCTCTGAAACCATTGACAAGGTCAGTGGGGCGGTTACAGAACAAATATACGGTAATCAGGAAGTGCCTAACGAAATAGGTGGAGCAACCTATAATGTAAGTGGTTGCTATGCTAATTTATGGCAGAGCCAAAAAACGCCGGAGAAATTATTACGTTTTTTTGTGCCAGGGAAAATGGTGGATGTATCCGGTTCCTTATCAGAAGGGTTTACATTAAACGATAAAAAAATGGTGCATCTCGGTAATAATGTTTATGAATCGTCCATTGGTAAGGTAAAGTTCTTTGATATGAATGGCAAGACTTATATGACAACGGCATTCTCACAGACTTATGAAAGAATCAATGGTTTAGAAAACAAAGGCATTACATTTGGTGTGAGCATTCTCTTTATACTTGCAACCTTCATCTATGGTGTGATGGCGTTTATCAAATTAAAAGATCGCTCAACGATTTACCAGGTTGCACGCTTAGTATCCTTCTTCCAGTTGGTATCTTTGGTAGGGATGATTGGTCTACTCATTTACGGTATGATGAATTTTAATATGTTAACGTTTACAAAGTACTTACAAATGGCAGGTTGGATGATTGTGACAACAACCTTACTGGATATATTAAGTGCTTTTAGAGCCAAGCCACATACAACACAAAAAGGTATTCATATCCTATTATGGTGTCATGTTATTGTCAGTGTTGCTTTTTGTATCGTGATTTGGAACATGAACTTACTTGGGTAG
- a CDS encoding TIGR03960 family B12-binding radical SAM protein, translated as MDKLFLEDRILLQVEKPARYIGNEVNAIYKNKDEINIRFALCFPDVYDIGMSHLGLSILYNLLNQREDLWCERVFSPWVDLDHIMEEENLPLFALESQEPIKTFDFIGITIQYEMCYTNILRVLDLAQIPLLSKDRTEDHPLVCAGGPCVYNPEPISDFIDFFYIGEGEVQLDALMDAYKHHRENGGTKKAFLELAATFEGIYVPAFYDVTYNEDGTIESFLPKHPMAKPQVKKVIMMDMTGSRYPMKPIVPYIQTVHDRVVLELFRGCARGCRFCQAGIIYRPVREKDLEALKEQAIEIVKNTGHDEISLISLSSSDYSHLNDLASHLIEAPELAHVNLSLPSLRIDDFSIELMSKVQDVRKSSLTFAPEAGSQRMRDVINKNISEEDILKGAYEAFMGGWNRVKMYFMLGLPTETEEDVLAIAKLGQDIVNQWFTMPGDMRKQRLQVVLSTSFFIPKPFTPFQWMGQASSDAFLEKSKLINRNINKKNIKYNSHDADTSRIEGVLARGDRKLNEVILKVYQKGARYDAWSEHFDVALWNEAFADLGMDSAFYNERTRELEEILPWDFIDIGVNKSFLHDEFLRAKKGETTVNCMEGCTNCGAMCFEGGICYARKA; from the coding sequence ATGGATAAATTGTTTTTAGAAGACAGGATTCTATTACAAGTAGAAAAGCCTGCAAGATACATCGGTAACGAAGTCAATGCGATCTATAAGAATAAAGATGAAATAAATATTCGCTTTGCCTTATGTTTTCCGGATGTTTATGACATTGGAATGAGTCATTTAGGCCTTTCCATACTTTACAATCTTTTGAACCAACGAGAGGATCTCTGGTGTGAACGTGTTTTTTCACCGTGGGTGGATTTAGATCATATTATGGAAGAAGAGAACCTTCCGCTTTTTGCCCTTGAGAGCCAAGAACCTATAAAAACTTTTGATTTTATAGGGATTACCATTCAATATGAAATGTGTTATACCAATATTCTTAGGGTGCTTGACCTGGCTCAAATACCTTTACTAAGCAAGGATAGAACAGAAGATCATCCGCTTGTTTGTGCAGGAGGGCCTTGTGTCTATAACCCTGAGCCTATTAGTGATTTCATTGACTTCTTCTACATAGGAGAGGGAGAAGTTCAATTAGACGCTTTAATGGATGCTTATAAACACCACAGGGAAAATGGTGGCACTAAAAAAGCTTTTCTTGAATTAGCCGCTACTTTTGAAGGTATTTATGTACCGGCTTTTTATGATGTTACCTACAATGAAGATGGGACCATAGAAAGTTTTCTCCCTAAACATCCAATGGCTAAGCCGCAAGTAAAAAAAGTCATCATGATGGATATGACAGGCTCCAGATACCCAATGAAGCCGATTGTTCCTTATATTCAGACAGTACATGACCGCGTTGTTCTTGAACTTTTTAGAGGCTGTGCTAGAGGTTGCCGTTTTTGTCAAGCAGGTATCATTTACCGTCCTGTAAGAGAGAAGGATCTAGAAGCGTTAAAAGAACAAGCAATAGAGATTGTCAAGAATACCGGACATGATGAGATTTCACTCATTTCATTAAGTTCCAGTGATTATTCTCATTTAAATGATTTGGCATCACATCTCATAGAGGCACCGGAGTTGGCACATGTGAATTTGTCCCTACCCTCACTTCGAATTGATGACTTTTCAATAGAACTGATGAGCAAGGTACAAGACGTAAGAAAAAGCAGTCTGACGTTTGCACCGGAAGCAGGCTCTCAAAGAATGCGAGATGTAATAAATAAGAACATCAGCGAGGAAGACATCCTTAAAGGTGCCTATGAGGCTTTTATGGGCGGCTGGAATAGAGTTAAGATGTATTTTATGCTTGGCTTACCGACAGAGACAGAAGAGGACGTTTTAGCCATTGCCAAGCTCGGACAAGATATAGTAAACCAGTGGTTTACTATGCCGGGAGATATGCGTAAGCAGAGACTTCAGGTTGTACTTAGCACTTCCTTTTTTATACCTAAGCCATTTACACCTTTTCAATGGATGGGACAAGCTAGTAGTGATGCTTTTCTAGAAAAATCTAAACTGATCAATAGGAACATCAATAAGAAGAATATTAAATACAACAGTCATGATGCGGATACCAGTCGAATAGAAGGCGTATTGGCACGTGGTGATCGAAAGCTTAATGAAGTTATATTAAAAGTTTATCAAAAAGGTGCCCGATATGATGCATGGTCGGAACATTTTGATGTAGCATTATGGAATGAAGCTTTTGCTGATTTGGGCATGGATTCAGCTTTTTATAATGAAAGAACGCGGGAATTAGAAGAAATACTTCCATGGGATTTTATTGACATCGGTGTAAATAAATCATTTTTGCATGATGAGTTTTTGCGCGCTAAAAAGGGGGAGACCACTGTTAATTGTATGGAGGGTTGTACCAACTGTGGCGCAATGTGTTTTGAAGGAGGTATTTGTTATGCTCGTAAGGCTTAA
- a CDS encoding cysteine hydrolase family protein — translation MDNKTALLVLEVQQGLFDKDKFRLYNEEALLKNIRNLIDRAHEEGAMVIYLQHSDEDSGFIKGTKEWEIHPFIQPIEKDYVIENHTPNAFYKTKLHDLLTREDIKYLVITGVQTEGSIDTTCRQAFSLGYHNILAKDAHSTFDSIPLTAQQIIDHHHRIMANWFAELISSDDIEFF, via the coding sequence GTGGATAACAAGACAGCTTTATTGGTACTTGAAGTTCAACAAGGTCTTTTTGATAAAGATAAATTTAGATTATATAATGAAGAAGCTTTGCTTAAGAATATTAGAAACCTGATTGACCGAGCGCATGAAGAAGGTGCCATGGTCATATATTTGCAACATTCAGATGAAGATTCAGGTTTTATTAAAGGTACAAAAGAATGGGAGATACATCCATTTATTCAGCCTATTGAAAAGGATTATGTCATTGAGAATCATACTCCCAATGCATTTTATAAAACAAAATTACATGACCTGTTAACGAGAGAAGATATCAAATACCTCGTCATTACAGGAGTACAGACCGAAGGCAGCATAGATACGACTTGTAGGCAGGCATTTTCTCTTGGGTATCACAATATATTGGCGAAAGATGCTCATTCTACATTCGACTCAATACCACTGACAGCACAACAAATTATTGACCATCATCATAGGATCATGGCCAATTGGTTTGCTGAATTAATCAGCAGTGATGATATTGAGTTTTTCTAA
- a CDS encoding TIGR03936 family radical SAM-associated protein gives MLVRLKFKKEGPIRFVGHLDMMRTFQKNFSRAGIPIAYSEGFNPHQIFSFASALAVGVTSESEYMDVKLTEDVAIDVLLEAINEKAPEGIVFLDGVEIMSKETSAMASVVAATYKIEILKPIITDDMVTAMMSQDTLIIRKKNKKGKINDFDLRPGIINIVLKEGNLIMTIANGSHFNVKPEMVLEKLLALNDLSYERGDYRFHRVEIYHEHNGLRPLLEVKLGL, from the coding sequence ATGCTCGTAAGGCTTAAATTCAAAAAAGAAGGACCGATTCGATTTGTTGGCCATTTGGACATGATGCGTACTTTTCAGAAAAATTTTAGTAGAGCAGGTATACCTATTGCATACTCAGAAGGTTTTAATCCTCATCAGATATTTTCTTTTGCCAGTGCCTTAGCCGTTGGGGTGACCAGTGAAAGTGAATATATGGATGTTAAGTTGACAGAAGATGTGGCTATTGATGTTTTATTAGAAGCCATCAATGAGAAAGCGCCAGAGGGTATTGTCTTTTTAGATGGGGTTGAGATCATGAGTAAAGAAACGTCAGCTATGGCATCGGTTGTCGCGGCTACTTATAAGATAGAGATTCTAAAGCCGATTATAACTGATGATATGGTGACGGCTATGATGTCACAGGATACGTTAATAATAAGAAAAAAGAATAAAAAGGGTAAAATTAATGATTTTGATTTAAGACCGGGTATTATTAATATTGTTCTAAAAGAAGGGAACCTTATAATGACCATCGCCAACGGCAGCCATTTTAATGTCAAGCCGGAAATGGTGCTTGAGAAATTATTGGCTTTAAACGATTTGTCTTATGAACGTGGTGATTATAGATTCCACCGAGTTGAAATCTACCATGAGCATAATGGTTTAAGACCTTTGCTAGAGGTAAAGTTAGGATTGTGA
- the rplU gene encoding 50S ribosomal protein L21 gives MYAIIATGGKQYKVAEGDIVRVEKLGLAEGDAVVFDQVMLVSNEGDLTLGNPTIATAKVTGTVTAEGKSKKITVFKYKPKNNGYKRKQGHRQPFTAVKIDAITL, from the coding sequence ATGTATGCAATTATAGCAACAGGTGGAAAACAATACAAAGTAGCTGAAGGTGATATCGTCAGAGTAGAAAAACTCGGATTAGCTGAAGGTGATGCTGTGGTTTTTGATCAAGTTATGTTGGTTTCAAACGAAGGGGATTTAACCCTTGGGAACCCTACTATAGCTACTGCAAAAGTAACAGGAACTGTTACTGCTGAAGGTAAAAGCAAAAAAATCACTGTTTTCAAATACAAGCCTAAGAACAATGGTTATAAAAGAAAACAAGGTCATAGACAACCTTTCACTGCAGTTAAAATCGACGCGATTACTTTATAG
- a CDS encoding ribosomal-processing cysteine protease Prp, which yields MIEIILYKRVAGNVGFCVSGHAGFEETGKDIVCASVSVLAINTVNAIKSFTDDRFSLQYDEDGKIDMMMKATLSPTSQVLLDTFELGMTSIYEEYGHDYINIKIEEV from the coding sequence ATGATAGAAATTATACTTTATAAAAGAGTAGCCGGTAACGTGGGTTTTTGTGTGAGTGGTCATGCAGGTTTTGAAGAAACAGGTAAAGACATTGTATGTGCAAGTGTTTCAGTCCTTGCTATTAATACAGTCAATGCTATTAAGTCCTTTACAGATGACCGATTTTCACTTCAATATGATGAAGACGGAAAAATCGACATGATGATGAAGGCGACTTTGTCTCCCACAAGTCAAGTTTTACTTGATACATTTGAACTGGGTATGACATCGATTTATGAAGAATATGGACATGATTATATAAATATTAAAATCGAGGAGGTGTAA
- a CDS encoding ribonuclease E/G has product MSKKLVTTRYNENILSALLDEKERVLEVHLFSGEVETDIGNIYVGTVKTIKKNIQSAFVDIGKSDNVFLSLLESKNIYYAKKVGKGQALVPGDEILIQIQKDAHKTKLAKAITDFCLTGRYVVLTTDKPSVFISSKITEDEERLRLKTLIKNYVSKSYGFIVRTNCSFVSDDLVVDEVRKLIQLYEKILKTLAFRSTGQRIYTQGSPYMTLLKDFHEDEVTDYIYDDQNLYSEVENFLSENHPEIVHKLMLVDQEMSLYNYFNVQSKIDKLLHKKVWLKSGASIIIEPTEALTVIDVNTEKTLSKKQVEETIFNTNMEAAEEIAYQLRARNISGIIIIDFIDMTDPDDKNKLMQKLRYLTSFDRIKTTVIDMTALGLVEVTRKKIKQPLSELWDN; this is encoded by the coding sequence ATGAGCAAAAAATTGGTGACCACCCGTTACAATGAAAACATATTAAGCGCACTTTTGGATGAAAAAGAACGCGTCCTTGAAGTACATCTTTTTTCAGGTGAAGTTGAAACGGATATTGGTAATATCTATGTGGGTACAGTAAAGACCATTAAAAAAAACATTCAGTCCGCTTTTGTTGATATTGGTAAATCGGACAATGTTTTTCTATCTTTACTTGAATCAAAAAATATTTATTATGCAAAAAAAGTGGGAAAAGGTCAGGCGCTCGTGCCAGGGGATGAAATTCTCATACAGATTCAAAAAGATGCGCATAAGACCAAATTGGCAAAAGCTATTACTGACTTTTGTTTAACCGGTCGCTACGTTGTTTTGACAACGGATAAACCATCCGTTTTTATATCCTCAAAAATCACGGAGGATGAAGAAAGATTAAGGCTCAAAACACTTATTAAAAATTATGTTTCAAAATCATACGGTTTTATTGTTCGTACCAATTGTAGTTTTGTTTCCGATGATTTGGTGGTTGATGAGGTTCGAAAACTCATTCAATTATATGAAAAGATTCTAAAAACCTTGGCTTTTAGGAGCACAGGTCAACGCATCTATACCCAAGGATCACCTTATATGACTTTACTTAAGGATTTTCATGAAGATGAAGTCACAGATTATATATATGATGATCAAAACCTGTATAGTGAAGTTGAAAATTTTTTGAGTGAAAATCATCCTGAAATCGTTCACAAACTCATGCTCGTTGACCAAGAGATGTCTTTGTATAATTACTTTAATGTTCAAAGCAAAATCGATAAGCTTTTACATAAAAAAGTGTGGCTAAAATCAGGTGCATCCATTATCATAGAACCTACGGAAGCTCTAACTGTGATTGATGTCAATACTGAGAAAACTTTAAGTAAGAAGCAAGTTGAAGAAACAATTTTTAATACCAATATGGAGGCTGCTGAGGAAATAGCCTATCAATTGCGCGCTAGAAATATTTCAGGTATTATTATCATTGATTTTATTGATATGACAGATCCGGATGACAAGAATAAGCTCATGCAGAAGTTAAGATATCTAACAAGCTTTGATAGAATTAAAACAACGGTTATTGATATGACAGCACTAGGGCTGGTTGAAGTAACGAGAAAAAAAATCAAGCAACCCTTATCCGAATTGTGGGATAATTAG